Part of the Verrucomicrobiota bacterium genome is shown below.
GAAGATCAAGCCGGGCGATCTGGCGGTCGTCATGGGTGCCGGCCCGATCGGGGTGGTGACTGCGCTGTCGGCGTTGGCCGGTGGTTGCAGCCAGGTTGTGCTTACGGACGTGCAACAGCCCAAGCTGGACCTGGCAGCCAAGCTCGGCCCGATCCGGCCCGTTAACGTCGCCAAAGAAAATGTACGCCAGGTTGTCGATGAACTGACGGATGGGTGGGGGGCCGAACTGGTGTTCGAAGCGACGGGCGCACCGGCAGCCATCCAAAAGGTGCATGACCCGTTGGCCCCGGGGGGAAGGATTGTCCTGGTGGGCATGCCGATCAAACCGGTGGAGGTCGACATTGTCTCGTTGCAGGCCAAAGAGGCGTCGATCGAGACGGTGTTCCGGTACGCGCACGTCTACCCGCGTGCGCTCGCCCTGATGGGTTCGGGTAAGATTAACCTTAAACCGCTCATCAGCCGTACCTTTGAGTTTCGCGAGAGCGTGGCAGCGTTTGATTTCGCGCTTAAAATGCCGCCCGACTGCGTGAAGGCGCAGATCCGCGTAAGCGCCGGGACGTAACCCGCGGATAAAACAGAACATCCGCAGAACACACTCACACAGCGGGCACAGCGAGGGTGGCGGGCACGGTCACAGAAGTTCACACGGTCACACGGCGGGCACGGCGATCGGGCGGGCACCACGTAAGAGTTCACACGGCGAACACGGCGGACCACGGCGACCACGGCGGAAAGAGGGGAAGGAGTTCGGAGTTCGGAGTTCGGAGTTCGGAGTTCGGAGTTCGGAGTTCGGAGTTCGGAGTTCGGAGTTCGGAGTTCGGAGTTCGGAGCGGCAGCATGGGCGCCGCCTGTCGGTGTCAAGTCCCGCAGCTGGGATTC
Proteins encoded:
- a CDS encoding NAD(P)-dependent alcohol dehydrogenase; amino-acid sequence: MEALVLERKGELSIRDIDLPSEVGPHDVKIAIDTVGICGSDVHYYEYGKIGPFVVNEPMVLGHEAAGTVVEAGRQVKHLKPGDRVCMEPGIPDPNSRAARLGIYNLDPAVRFWATPPVHGCLTPYVVHPAAYTFKLPDNVSFAEGAMVEPLAVGMHAAVKAKIKPGDLAVVMGAGPIGVVTALSALAGGCSQVVLTDVQQPKLDLAAKLGPIRPVNVAKENVRQVVDELTDGWGAELVFEATGAPAAIQKVHDPLAPGGRIVLVGMPIKPVEVDIVSLQAKEASIETVFRYAHVYPRALALMGSGKINLKPLISRTFEFRESVAAFDFALKMPPDCVKAQIRVSAGT